In Brassica napus cultivar Da-Ae chromosome C2, Da-Ae, whole genome shotgun sequence, the sequence TTGACGATCCATCGACATGGAGTATCCAGTTTTAACTTGGAAGGATCAGGTCTTGTTCTTTCTCCGGCGAGAGCTCGATTAGGAAATCGGCGAGGACTTGAGATTTTTCAGCAGTTTGGTTTTTGAACACGATGTCGTGCTCACTGAGCTCGATAGCCCACTTTGATAGCCGTTTGGACTGATTGGTATTTTGCATTACGGTGCGGAGGGGCTGATTCGTCAGTACTTCGATCGTGTGCGATTGGAAGTAAGGACGTAGCTTTCTTGCTGACGTGATAACGACAAGAGCCATTTTCTCAAGGGTGGGGTATTGAGTCTCTGGGTCGGTCATTCATTTGCTTGTGTAAAAGATGGGTTTCTGCTCGCCTCGATCTTCTTGGATGAGGACGCTGCTGACCGCGGTAGAGGACACTGCGATATAGAGAGAGAGTATATCACCGCCTTCTGGTTTGGAATGTACAGGAGGAGTCGTTAGATATTGCTTGAGCTGTCCGAATGCTTCGTCACATTTTTCGTCCCAGACGAAACGCTTGTTCCCGCGCAATAGCTCGTAAAAGGGGAGGCATTTGTCCGTATATCTTGAGATGAAGCGGTTTAACGCTGCGATTCTCCCCGTCAGTCGCTGGACTTCTCGGCTGTTCTTCGGGCTGGGAAGGTCGAGTATTGCGGTGATCTGCTTAGGATTTGCTTCGATTCCTCGTTGGGTGACGATGTAGCCCAAAATTTGCCTGCAGTAACGCCGAAAGTGCATTTTACCGGGTTGAGTTTCATCCCGTACTCGTTCAGCGTCTTGAAGCACTCCTTCATATGGCTCAGGTGGTCGACTGCGCGGAGTGACTTATCCAGCATGTTCGTCGATGTAGACCTCCATCGCGTTCCCCAATTTATCGGCGAACATTCAATTGATGAGTCGTTGGTAAGTCGCGCTGGCGTTCTTTAGGCCGAATGTCATTACTTTGTAGCAGTAGGTCCCCCTATCAGTGATCAATGTTGTCTTCTCTCGATCATCTGGATGCATCATGATCTGATTGTATCCTGAGAAGATGTCCATGAAAGTCAGGAGCTCGTTTCCAGCAGTCGACTCGACCAGTCGATCGATATGCGGAAGCGGGTAACTGTCTTTGGGGCATGCCTTGCTTTGGTCGGTAAAATCGACGCAGACGCGCCATTTTCTGTTTTTCTTCTTGACGGCAACCGGGTTAGCTAACCATTATGGATATCGCACCTCTGCGATTTAACCGGCTGCGAGCAGTCGCTCTACTTCCTCGTTGACGGCCTTGCTTCGTTCGGGGCCAAGCTTGCGTCTTTTTTGGCGAATGGGCTTGATGGTTGGATCGACATTTAACTTATGGGACGTTATGGCGGGATCTATTCCCTTCATGTCCGAGGTCGTCCAAGCGAAGGTCGATGCGTTTTGCTTCAGGAAGTCGATGATCGCGCGTTGCATTTTGTTCGGAGAGGAATGCGCCGACTCGAACTACCTTGCTTTGGTCAGAGTCGTCAAGTGTGACTTCTAGAATCTCGTCCTTTTGGGGCTGAATCTGTTGCAATCAGTAGGTCGCGTGCGGCCTGTTGGTCCCCTCGAAGTGTTAGCACCTGACCGTTTGGTCCGAGGAACTTCACGCACTGATGATAGGTCGATGATATTGCCTTCATCGAATGCAACCAAGGGGTCCCGAGGATCGCATTATATGGAGCCTTCGTTCGGGTGATAGAGAACTTGACTGTGCGCGTTACCCCGCATGCGTAGACTGGGAGTTTGATTGTCCCGATCATTTTTTCAGAAGCCCCGTTGAATCCTGTGAGGGAGCGAGACGACGGCTTCATATCGCGCAGGTCGACTCCCATCTTATCGAGTGTATCTCGAAAGATCAGATCGACTGAACTGCCAGTATCCATCAGGACTTTGGCGACGTCGTACTTTGCGATTCCTACTTCGACGAGTAGAGGGTCGTTATGAGGTAGGTGGACACTGATGGCATCGTCAGGTGAGAAAGTGATCTGGGGATCATTCTCGAGTTTCGATGGCCATTTCTTCGAGGTTACTTCCTGTCGTCGATGATCTTTGACCGACCGGACTGAGTCGCCACAAGGAGGCGAGCCTCCCATAATCACGTTTAAGAGAGGAGCGTGCTCGACTCGTTTGCTCTATAATTGGACCCTCAAATCGTTGGAAAAGTCCTCGACGATAGGCTCGTGTTTGTCGCCGGTCTTGGCTTTCGTTTCTTCCAGATTTCGTCGTAAGTCAGAACATTTGGATCGATTGAGCTTGATCCTGAGGTCTTCAAATTTTGAGTTGAGCTTATCGCGAAGATCGACGACTCGGGGCTTGAGGTAGGGTCGGATACTGGACTCTTCGACTCTTTTAGCTATGGACTCTTCAATGACTGAGCGAAGATCTTCTTTAGAGTTGTGCACGCAGTCGATTGTATGCGACTTTCGCCTGAGTTTGCTTCACAAATCATACGACCCCTTCGGTCCGCTGTTCTCGCTTGGTTGCTTGCTGGAGTGTTCGTACGAGTCACAGACTTTGTTGTCCTCCTCCTCGTCTGAGGAGGAACTCGGTCGTGCGAGGATAACTTGGACACGTCGACGATTACGAGGTTGCTCTTCTTCGTCTTGTGCTTCGCCCTCGTCTTCGTCTTGTTTTTCTGGCTTGTCATCTTCGGCGCATCTGCGTCGGGATCTGGCCTTGTCTTGATTCTTCTgagctttcttttctttgttcttgctccagctcttggTGTTGTTTGGCCTAGGCTTGGGAAGCTCAACTTTTGTTGTTCCGTTTTCGTAGGAAGAGAAGAGGGCATCAACTAGATGCCTGCAATTTCTCGTATCGTGCGCTTTTGACTTATGGTAGCTGCACCATAAGTTCTGCTCGGTCGTGCCAGGATTCGAAGTTGAAGGCGCCGATGGGGTTTGCGACTTCTCGTCGTTTTCCCAAACGTTCCAACCCTTCTCGCGCACGATGACAGCCGATCCCGAGGGGTTTTTATCTTCGACGACATAGACAAAGTTTTTCTGCTGGTTGGATTTGTTGCATGTGGCGTGCTGTCGAGGCTCTTGGCGTGCCTCAGGAGCTTTTGGAGCTGTCGGTTTAGCGGTCGCATTCATTTTCTTGAGTATCGCTGCTGTGTCTTTTTCCATtcggatgaagttgttcgatctGGCGATAGCATCCTGAAGCGACTTGGTGGGGTTTTTGTAGAGATCCTCGCAAAACAGGGACTTGAAGTAGAGGGTGTTCGTCAGCGCATAAACGGCGATGCTGTCGGGGACATGCACCTTTGAAGCGACAGCTTTGAACTTTTCCATGTAGTTGCGGAGGCTCTGGTTTGCTACCTGAGATAGATTCCACAGGTCGGATAGGTCGCTCCTTGTCTCATGAACATAATGTACTACTTGAGGAAAGCGGCCGACAGGTCGTGAAAATCGTTGATGGAATCTCGTTCCAATCCAGTGAACTACCCGAGGGCTGGTCCTTGAAGACTCTCGACGAAGAGCCGACAATAGCCAGCGTCTCTTTCCTCATCAGAAAAGTTAGTTCGACCCATCGCGATATTGAAAGCAGTGATATGGTCAGTCGAGTCTGCCTTTCCGACGAAGGTCGAAAGGCGGATTTTCTCTGCTGGTCGGTACCGTACGTCGGTGATTCGCCGGGAGAACAgagtttttagggttttggcgAGGACACGTTCGATTAACGGCGCCGAGGTGGGTCCTTCGAGCATCATGTTTTTCATGTCCAGGAACGACTGCTTAAGCTCTGCGAGTTCCTGGACAGTTACGAGATCTATACCGCCGGGCGTTTGAGCCTGGACGGCGTTTGTATTGGTCGTGGTCTCGATGCCGGCTGTTCGATAGGTGTCGAACAGCTGTTTTCGAACGGTCGTGGCTGGATCTACTGAGTTCCCGGCCAAGGGGGCTAAGATTGCGACGATTGCGGCTAGTTGATCGTTCGTCGCCATCCTTTCGAATATGGTATCTGCGAAGGTTGCCGCTGTCGGGGCGCCTTCGGTTGTAGGTGACTCGTCGTCGGATGGCGTGTCAGATCGAGCCATTATGTTTTTATTGGCGCTACTTTGTTTgcccccacggtgggcgccaactgtttgaaccgAGATCTGTCGACAAActagtaaagagagagagacgcgTTCTCGTCGGTTGGTCAAGACAAAGACgagttttattagatcaaagagTCGAAATGATGTTACAAAAAGGGGGAAAGAACGATGGAATTAGTCTGGCGAAAGCTGGTTTGTCGGACCGTACAAGTTCGGCGAGAATCAGGATgtaaaaccctagatctagccgtaAGCGAGTGTAATAATTTGCGGATCCTTCAATCGTTGTCTCTCTCCTTCCTTTTATAGATGGCTCCTTGTTAACCTAATTCGTCTTGACCTAGTGGGCTTCTTTGACGGCTGGGCCGGGATGTCGGGCCGTTAACTCGAGTCATCGAGCCGACTACTTCCGGTTCTCGCTTCGTCGGCTAAAGGTAGTCCAGAGTCGAGCCGGTCGCTAGCTCGCGAGTCGACGAGCCGAATCTTTTTATTGTGATCAGGTGTTAGAACAATTATCTTGTGGACATTTTGGTAGAGTCAGACCCACATCCAACAGCTAGTCCCACAGACGTggtagaaagaaaaaaaaaaggtcccAGAGACGTGGCATTGGTCGTTACATTACTGAGCAAAACCACATTCCAACTAATGGGCCGAAGTTATTAGGCCCAATAAATGCTGAAATTTTAAAACcctagtttttatttaaaagttacaAAAGCAATAAACGCCGCGTTTTGAGTTTCTCCAACAAACTATAAATATCTTTTGATTAGACCCTTCTAAACTCGTGGCTGctagctttctctctctttcctctctgTGTCTCCAACTCTGCACAGCTTATTCGCAAAGCCCTCCGAGGTAATGAGTCTCTCTCGCCCACTCTCTTACCTTTACCAGTGTTTTTGTGTCACAGGCTGAGTCACACTCGCCAACCTTATCACAAAAGCATATTCATTAGATATGCTTTGCTTTATGCTTTTGCTTTATGCTTTCTAGTCATCATTGACAGGTCATTGTTTGGACCGTTAGTGTGACCATCGAACTTTAGTATTTGTACTCTTCCCCTGCatttgcagaagtttttaaTCAAGAAATATTTCATCTCATAAACCTTTAAAACTCTCTCCTCTATCTCATCAAGGATCTAGTACCTTCGAGGTGATTCTTCTTCCTCAGTAATCTCCTTCTAGGCTAGCTTCACCATTCTTAGATTTATCGGTTAACTCCTAGTTTGGATCTATCTCTCACACACCTTCACACTGTctcattggtatcagagcactcgaTCCTCGGCGCAGCAATGGTGGAAACTCGTCTCCAAGAACGCTCCTTGACTGAACACGTCGATGAGATCCGGTCACTCCACGAAGTCTTGGCTGCTGAGGTCAAATCTCAGAACGACTCTCTCAACGCTCGCTTCGACAGGCTTGAAGCAATGATGTTCAACGGTAATCATCTTTAAGCACCTGGAAAAGCTCCGATGGACCCCGGACCTTCCCACCCACCAACACCCATCAACCACACCCCTTCCCACCCACCAACACCCATCAACCACACCCCTTCCCGCCCACCAGACCCTCCAGATCTGAACGGTTACCCACGCCGCGGAGATCTGACTGACTACCACCAACAAGGCAACTACGGTCGCCTCACCTCACGTCTCTCAAAGATTATCTTCCCCGCTTTTGACGGTACGGAGCTACGTGACTGGTTGTCCAAATGTGAGCAGTTCTTCGATATCGACGGGACTCCCCCGGAGCTCAAAGTCCGATTGGCTGCGATGCACCTCACCGGCAAGGCCACTAAATGGCACCACAACTACATGAGCACTCGGTATGGCTTGTTCCCCTCTTGGACAGACTATATTGTTGAGATCTCTGCTCGTTTTAGCAAGCTGTTCGATGATCCTCTCGCTGAGCTCGTTGCGCTCAAACAAGGATCTGACTCAGTGATCACATTCCTCGATAAGTTCGAGACTGCTCGGATGAGATTGGTGCTACCTGAAGCTCACGCTCTCAGCATCTTTTTAGCCAACATGAACCCCCACCTTTCCCTACACACCAGACAGTTTGAAGTTACCTCTATAGCAAGCGCTGCTAAGATAGCTTCCCTCCATGAATCGTCCCTGTCCCACATACCACAAAAAACCCGAGCTCCCTTCAATCCATATCAACGCCCTTTCCCCAAAAACACCCCACCCACAACCCCCAACGAAGCCACAGATACCCAAAAACCAAACTTTATCCCTCGGAACAACCCTGATAAACCTCCAAGGAAATACTCCTACCAAGAAATGCAGGATAGACGCTCAAAAGGCCTCTGCATGTTCTGTGATGAACCTTTCACCCCAGGCCATCAACTCAAACATAAACGCTCTCAAATTTATGTTATGGAGTGTGACGATGTTGACTACACTTCTGATGACAACTCATCTGATACCGAGCAACACGCAACAGCATTGGTTGCTGCTGCAATCAATAACCAACCTGAGGAACCTCCGGTGCTTTCCATCAACGCCATTAACGGCTCCACTTCATACAACTGCATGCGCTTGGTAGGTCACTACGGCCAGCACAAGCTACACATATTGGTGGACCCGGGAAGCACCCATAACTTCCTCGATATCAACATCGCAAGTCAACTTGGTTGTCAGCTGGAATCCACTAAACCAATGTCTGTAAAGGCTGCCACTGGTGACACCCTACTCACCAACTACAAGTGTTCCGCCTTCACCTGGAAAGTACAAGGCTCATCATCCACTACAGAGATCAGAACAGTCCCACTGGATTGCTGCGACTTTGTCTTAGGGGTTCAATGGCTCTGCACGTTGGGTCCTATACTATGGGACTTCCTCAACCTCAGAATGGAATTCTCACTCTTTGGCACTAAACACGTACTTCGTGGAGTGGTCAAAACAGGTGGAAAAGTGATCAAGGGCTCTAGCTTAAACAAGCTTATGATACAGGAACCTCAAATTGCCTTAATACAGCTGCGTGAGATAGATATGAACCAGGAGGATCACTATGACCTCAACCCTGCTATGTTATTCTCCCACATCTCAGCCTCAGCAACCACAAATGCTGATGATCCAGACTTTCAACAGATGCTCACGGCTTTCTCTGACATCTTTCAAGAGCCGTCATCACTACCACCTTTTCGTGAAGGGTTTGATCATCAGATTCCTGTGCTCACCGGTTCCAACCCAGTCAACTTGCGTCCTTACCGATATTCATCGTTGCAAAAGGACACAATTGACACGATGATAAAGGACATGCTCACACAAGGAATCATTCAACCCAGCTCTAGTCCCTACGCATCTCCAATTGTCCTTGTCAAAAAGAAAGACGGCACATGGAGACTATGCGTCGACTATAGGGGCCTCAACAAGCAGACTATTAAGGATAAATACCCCATTCCTCTGCTCGAAGACCTCTTGGATGAGCTCGGAGGCGCTAAGTACTTCTCCAAGCTAGACTTGCGCGCAGGTTTTCATCAACTCCGTATGTCAGAGGATGATGTCTACAAAACAGCTTTCAAAACCCACAACGGTCACTACGAATATCTGGTAATGCCGTTCGGCCTTACAAATGCGCCATGTACCTTCCAAAGCCTGATGAACCACATCTTCCAGCACGTTTCTCGGAAGTTTGTACTCGTCTTCTTCGACGATATACTTGTCTATAGCAAGACTTGGGAGGATCATTTGCGCCACCTGAATGAAGTCTTCAACATCCTACGACAGCAACAACTTTATCTCAAGCTTTCAAAGTGCACTTTCGGGGCTACTTTGATAGAATACTTGGGACATTTCATCTCGGCAGAGGGTGTAAGCACAGATCCTAAGAAGATTGAAGTTATACGTAACTGGCCAATCCCTACGACACAGAAGCAACTTCGGAGCTTCTTGGGATTGGCAAATTACTACCGACGTTTCATCAAGGGATACAGCTCCAACGCACGTCCCCTCAGCCAACTTCTAAAGAAAGATGGGTTCTCTTGGTTCCATGATGCTACTGATGCTTTCAACTGCCTCAAAGCAGCGCTAAGCTCTACTCCGGTACTGGCCCTCCCAAACTTTGATGAGCCTTTCATAGTAGAGACAGATGCTTCAAACACAGGCATCGGTGCTGTCCTTATGCAAGGAAAACACCCTATATGCTTCATCAGCCGTGCCCTCGGACCACGACATCAGAACCTCTTCGTCTATGAAAAAGAATTGATGGCAGTAGTGCACGCAGTTCAAACATGGCATGCCTACCTCGCTCACCGTCCTTTCATCATCAACACGGATCAAAGGAGCCTTAAATACCTCATGGAGCAAAAGATCACCACACCTTTCCAACATATGTGGATCTCTAAGCTCATGGGGTATAACTTTGAAATCCGCTACAAGAAGGGTAAAGACAACGTTGTCGCCGATGCACTTTCTCGAGTCTCTGGTTCTGAACTACTGAGCATGGTTCTTTCTCAAGATCACTCTGGATTCTACGACTCCTTGAAACTACTGTGGGAAACTGACCCTCACTTGAGAAACATCATCGCAGACctccaagcaaacaaggcttCTCACTCTCAGTTCACATTTACAAATGGAGAGCTACGTAGAAAAGGCAAACTGGTAGTGGGGAAAGACACTGACGTGAGGCTACACATACTCAACTGGCTTCACGACTCAGCTCTTGGCGGTCACTCTGGTAGAGACGCCACCTTGCATCGCATCAAATCTCTGTTCTACTGGCCAAAAATGAATTTGGAAGTTCAGAACTACATACGCAACTGCTCTGTCTGTCAGAAGAACAAGTATGATAATGCAGCTAAGCCAGGCCTTCTACAACCTCTACCCATCCCTGATGGTATCTGGGAATCTATCAGCCTCGACTTCATAGAGGGCCTCCCTACCTCTCATGGGAAAAGCTGCATCCTGGTAGTCATCGACCGCTTGAGCAAAAATGCTCACTTCATCGCCCTATCCCACCCTTACACGGCTTTAACTGTGGCACAAGCCTACCTTGACAACATCTTCAAGCTTCATGGAATGCCCAAAGACGTGATAAGCGATAGAGACCCTACATTTCTCAGTGAGGTATGGAAAGAAATCTTCAGGGTTCACGGGGTCGATCTCAAACGCTCCACCGCCTACCACCCTCAGACAGACGGACAAACTGAGGTGACAAACAAGACGTTGGAAACCTATCTGCGCTGTATGACTGCAGAAACACCAACTTCGTGGAGCAAATGGCTGGGATTAGCTGAGTGGTGGTACAATACAACCTTTCACTCTGCCATACGCTCTACACCTTATGAGATAATCTATGGCCAACCCCCTCCCCTTCATCTCCCATACCTCCCCGGTGAAAGCTCATCCTCTGTTGTGGATCGCAGCCTACAAAAGCGGGAAGAAGTGATCAACATGCTTAAGTTTCACCTCCTCCGCGCTCAAAACAGAATGAAACAATATGCTGATGCTCACCGTTCTCCCCGTGAGTTCAAGATCGGTGATCATGTCTATCTGAAGCTGCAGCCATACCGCCAGCATACCCTCAAGAACCGGAAAATCCCACATAAGCTATCACCACGCTTCTATGGCCCTTTCCGCGTGGTTGACCGCATAGGCCTCGTAGCTTACAAGTTGTTGCTACCTCCAGAGGCGGCTATACATGACACCTTTCATGTCAGTCAACTAAAGCTCTGTCCCAACCCACCAACCTCATCCCCCGCTGTTCCGCAATACTGGCTTGACCTCGGGATATCCAAAGAACCTGAAGCCATTTTGGAGACGAAGACAGTTAAGCGCCAGAACACAGCTGCAACAAAGGTTTTGGTTCAATGGAAAGGAGAGACACCTGCAACAGCAACTTGGGAGTTCTTCAGTGACTTCAACGCCAAGTATCCTTTATTCAATCCTTGAGGACAAGGTTACTCTGCAGGAGAGAGTATTGTCACAGGCTGAGTCACACTCGCCAACCTTATCACAAAAGCATATTCATTAGATATGCTTTGCTTTATGCTTTTGCTTTATGCTTTCTAGTCATCATTGACAGGTCATTGTTTGGACCGTTAGTGTGACCATCGAACTTTAGTATTTGTACTCTTCCCCTGCatttgcagaagtttttaaTCAAGAAATATTTCATCTCATAAACCTTTAAAACTCTCTGCTCTATCTCATCAAGGATCTAGTACCTTCGAGGTGATTCTTCTTCCTCAGTAATCTCCTTCTAGGCTAGCTTCACCATTCTTAGAGTTATCGGTTAACTCCTAGTTTGGATCTATCTCTCACACACCTTCACACTGTCTCATTTTGATTATTTCTTAGTATAGTTCTGGTCGTGGTAAGGGGGGTAACAACGGCCTTAGCTCGTGTTCTGTCTATCTTTCTTGTCCTCTATTTAACTGAGATCAATCATAATGTGttgactaagaaaataaaaaagcgTTTGAATTGAAAATTGTTTCTTTCTAGCTTACTAGTGTCTTCAGCAACTTTTTGTTGTTATCAATGTACATTGAGCTCACTTTAatggttttttttcttaatcttgTTTTTATCAGGTGTGGACTTAAAGCTTGTAATAATGCTTCTACTGTTTGAGACGCCTGGAGGTTTCGCTATTTTTAAAGTATTAGATGAAGGGAAGCTCTCTAGTGTTGAGGTTACTATtgttgggtccctcctagatggagagAACCAAGTGGTCATGAGACATAATAATAATTCTCATGACCCTTTGCACTGTAGACAcacaataatagagtttagagagagagacaaaagagagaaagaagagagaaggaggagaaaacTCGTCAGGTTATTTCAAGACTGGTTTTGGAGGATCAAACGGAACttgatcgggctgatattttgtgggaagcttcttcagtcagtgggttagagattcaccgaagggatttggatttcaacggttggatcttctgttgtctgggttttagtgaagctggtcgtcacagttcttcagcgggacagtcttgggtgtttggtaaatccaacggtgagatcttctcttattgagctgaaatttggcagaggtattgtcgacttgtttatcttggatttgtacggttggattagtttctggaagccggaatctttgtgatctgaggtcgtttggttgctgacggttttgaagctttgtgttgctctcttgttgttgttgtttgtgttggagatagctctttgAAGCTAGtgtctctgttctgttctggttgttgaacagggagtacgtggttgtactcacaaacatttatatagtggattgttgagtggactacggtcccgtggtttttcccctctcacatcgaggaggttttccacgtaaaaagtgATTGTCTCATTTACGTTTCCGCTTATACTATATTCtgccatcgtcgaag encodes:
- the LOC111201723 gene encoding uncharacterized protein LOC111201723, with product MGGSPPCGDSVRSVKDHRRQEVTSKKWPSKLENDPQITFSPDDAISVHLPHNDPLLVEVGIAKYDVAKVLMDTGSSVDLIFRDTLDKMGVDLRDMKPSSRSLTGFNGASEKMIGTIKLPVYACGVTRTVKFSITRTKAPYNAILGTPWLHSMKAISSTYHQCVKFLGPNGQVLTLRGDQQAARDLLIATDSAPKGRDSRSHT